From Bacillus sp. FSL K6-3431, the proteins below share one genomic window:
- a CDS encoding MurR/RpiR family transcriptional regulator: MNLEALINKYYDQLNDNDLHVIGYVSQNIELCKDKTVTEIAKYCNVSPSTIIRTTKKLGFRGYSEFRYFLIEEADRIKETKVSNNQYFNSSVLLKDVQETIKLFEEDKSLEKIYKLFLESNNIFAYGTGYGQNLMLKEFSRCLMNNNIYLNIIPSKTELDLISHTITPNDLLLVASLSGNMKSIDSMIKNIAVKQVPMVSVTVFSRNELSYLANYNLYYQVSNLNKISQLNNSSFCTLNLVLSLLYEGFVNYVKEIE, translated from the coding sequence ATGAATTTGGAAGCATTGATTAATAAATATTATGACCAATTAAACGATAATGACTTACATGTAATCGGTTACGTTAGTCAAAATATAGAGTTGTGTAAGGATAAAACCGTCACAGAAATTGCAAAGTATTGTAATGTCTCGCCATCTACGATTATTAGAACAACGAAAAAGTTAGGCTTTCGTGGTTATAGTGAATTTCGGTACTTTCTAATAGAAGAGGCTGATCGAATAAAAGAAACGAAAGTGTCTAATAATCAATACTTCAATAGTTCAGTTTTATTAAAAGATGTGCAGGAAACAATAAAACTTTTTGAAGAAGATAAAAGTTTAGAGAAGATTTACAAGTTATTTTTAGAGTCAAATAATATTTTTGCTTACGGAACCGGATATGGGCAAAATTTGATGCTTAAGGAATTCTCAAGATGTTTAATGAATAATAATATATATTTAAATATTATACCCAGCAAAACTGAACTTGATTTAATCTCTCATACAATTACTCCAAATGATTTATTATTGGTTGCATCTCTATCAGGGAATATGAAATCTATTGATTCGATGATAAAAAATATTGCAGTAAAGCAAGTACCAATGGTTTCGGTTACTGTTTTTTCAAGAAATGAATTATCCTATTTGGCAAATTACAATCTTTATTATCAGGTTTCGAATTTAAATAAAATTAGCCAATTAAACAACTCCTCATTTTGTACATTAAATCTAGTATTAAGTTTATTGTACGAAGGATTCGTAAATTACGTTAAAGAGATTGAATAA
- a CDS encoding PTS sugar transporter subunit IIA codes for MLNFFKKNNKLEIKSPIVGTGFPLSEVPDEVFASKMMGDGIAFQPSENILYAPIDGEIVQVFPTLHAVGIKSNNGLEILLHIGIDTVNLSGEGFESFVNAGDKVTAGQKLISFDIDLIKEKAKSTITPLIITNMDKVANIEYNYGAATKDSVVLTVNVK; via the coding sequence ATGTTAAATTTTTTTAAAAAGAATAATAAACTAGAAATAAAGTCTCCAATTGTTGGAACAGGATTTCCTCTTTCTGAAGTTCCTGATGAAGTATTTGCTTCAAAAATGATGGGTGATGGAATCGCTTTTCAACCGTCAGAAAATATCTTATATGCACCAATTGATGGTGAGATTGTTCAAGTATTCCCAACCTTGCATGCGGTAGGAATCAAATCAAATAATGGTTTGGAAATATTATTACATATTGGAATTGATACAGTAAACCTATCTGGTGAGGGTTTCGAGAGTTTTGTTAATGCTGGGGACAAGGTGACTGCTGGCCAAAAACTAATCTCCTTTGATATAGACCTAATTAAGGAAAAAGCTAAATCCACCATCACACCTCTGATCATCACGAATATGGATAAAGTTGCGAACATTGAGTATAACTATGGCGCTGCTACGAAAGATAGTGTCGTTTTAACGGTAAATGTAAAATAA
- a CDS encoding M20 family metallo-hydrolase, with protein MKVNLDRVIKDIETLATFTATPGNGVTRSSYSHEDKVAKEYLKNEMEKIGLKVWEDGFSTLFGRREGKNPDAPVIMIGSHYDSVVNGGAFDGVAGTIAALEILRVFHENNIENEYPIEIIAMNAEEGETYGPGTGVSNSRAMVGTLTEKELDTVKNRHGLTKRESMKEYGLIPDLEAAKREKGSIKNFIELHIEQGPVLDNNNIDIGLVEYLPGIGRYKVKFHGKLADSTAPMDTRQDAMIAASKFVLAVNQIVKSLGSGITGTVGEMEVSPNSHQFVPEYVQAKVEIRTFDVETLNNVNLHDLLMAEIKSIQEETNVDIELIEMARIGYSNPTPPSVMVKENVNTMENICKELGYKYTIINNGTGHDAMIMTDFAPTNFIYVPSKDGISHHPDEWTDYEDIKKGIDVMMHLVLGLCK; from the coding sequence ATGAAGGTTAATCTGGATAGAGTAATTAAAGACATTGAGACATTAGCTACCTTTACTGCAACTCCAGGTAATGGGGTTACAAGGTCATCATATTCTCACGAAGATAAAGTAGCAAAAGAGTATTTGAAAAATGAAATGGAAAAAATCGGCTTAAAAGTGTGGGAAGATGGATTCTCAACCTTATTTGGCCGTAGAGAAGGAAAAAACCCTGACGCACCGGTGATTATGATTGGATCCCATTATGATTCTGTCGTAAATGGAGGAGCTTTTGATGGAGTTGCCGGCACTATTGCAGCCTTAGAAATTCTTCGCGTTTTTCATGAAAATAATATTGAAAATGAATATCCGATAGAAATCATCGCGATGAATGCTGAAGAAGGAGAAACGTATGGACCAGGTACTGGGGTATCAAATTCTCGGGCAATGGTCGGAACATTAACAGAGAAAGAACTAGATACTGTTAAAAATAGACATGGTTTAACCAAAAGAGAATCAATGAAAGAATATGGTCTGATTCCTGACTTAGAAGCTGCTAAAAGGGAAAAAGGTTCAATAAAAAATTTCATAGAACTTCATATTGAACAAGGACCTGTGCTAGATAATAATAATATCGATATCGGTTTAGTCGAGTATCTTCCTGGCATCGGCAGGTATAAAGTTAAGTTCCACGGCAAGTTAGCGGACTCGACAGCACCAATGGATACAAGACAAGATGCAATGATCGCGGCATCAAAATTTGTTTTAGCCGTTAATCAAATTGTAAAATCATTAGGGTCAGGGATTACAGGAACTGTAGGAGAAATGGAAGTTTCACCTAATTCCCACCAATTTGTTCCGGAATATGTTCAAGCTAAAGTAGAAATCAGAACTTTTGATGTAGAAACTCTCAATAATGTTAATTTACATGATCTATTGATGGCAGAAATAAAGTCTATTCAAGAAGAGACAAATGTGGATATAGAATTGATAGAAATGGCCCGAATCGGCTATAGCAATCCAACTCCTCCTAGCGTGATGGTAAAAGAAAATGTAAACACCATGGAGAACATTTGTAAAGAGTTAGGTTATAAATATACGATCATCAATAACGGAACTGGGCATGATGCAATGATCATGACAGATTTTGCTCCTACTAATTTTATATACGTGCCAAGTAAAGATGGTATATCACATCATCCAGATGAATGGACGGATTATGAAGATATAAAAAAAGGAATCGATGTGATGATGCATTTAGTATTGGGGCTATGTAAATAA